The proteins below are encoded in one region of Tessaracoccus aquimaris:
- a CDS encoding beta-ketoacyl-ACP synthase III gives MALKSSTGAEYARILSVAGARGSRVVTNDEMCTMIDSTPEWIQQRTGITERHWVAEGEDAETLGVDAATKAIERAGLQASDIDAILVSTVSHYQQTPSLACIMAEKLGLNAPAAFDISAACAGFCYGVGIAESMVRAGSATNVLVLGVETLSNYTDLTDRSTAFLFSDGAGAVVIGASDAPAIGPTVWGSKPEASRVIEIDDWRTVNPSVEGPHIHMEGREVFKWATTAIVEKAVETLAASGLTPEELDCFIPHQANNRITDSMLRHLKLPEDVVVGRDIIQMGNSSAASIPLAMEALLESGQAKSGDSALIIGFGAGLVFAGQTVILP, from the coding sequence GTGGCCTTGAAGTCCTCCACCGGCGCCGAGTACGCCCGCATCCTGTCCGTCGCCGGTGCCCGCGGCAGCCGCGTCGTCACCAACGACGAGATGTGCACCATGATCGACTCCACCCCTGAGTGGATCCAGCAGCGCACGGGGATCACCGAGCGGCACTGGGTCGCCGAGGGAGAAGACGCGGAGACGCTCGGCGTCGACGCCGCCACCAAGGCCATCGAGCGCGCCGGGCTGCAGGCCTCCGACATCGACGCGATCCTCGTCTCGACGGTGTCGCACTACCAGCAGACCCCCTCGCTGGCCTGCATCATGGCGGAGAAGCTCGGCCTCAACGCCCCGGCCGCGTTCGACATCTCCGCGGCCTGCGCCGGGTTCTGCTACGGCGTCGGCATCGCCGAGTCGATGGTGCGCGCAGGATCGGCCACGAACGTGTTGGTGCTGGGCGTCGAGACGCTCTCGAACTACACCGACCTCACCGACCGCTCCACCGCCTTCCTGTTCTCCGACGGCGCGGGCGCCGTGGTGATCGGTGCCTCCGACGCGCCCGCGATCGGCCCGACGGTGTGGGGCTCAAAGCCCGAGGCGTCGCGCGTCATCGAGATCGACGACTGGCGCACGGTCAACCCGAGCGTCGAGGGCCCTCACATCCACATGGAGGGCCGCGAGGTGTTCAAGTGGGCAACCACCGCCATCGTCGAGAAGGCCGTCGAGACCCTCGCCGCGTCGGGGCTGACGCCCGAGGAACTCGACTGCTTCATCCCCCACCAGGCCAACAACCGGATCACCGATTCGATGTTGCGCCACCTCAAGCTGCCCGAGGACGTCGTGGTCGGCCGCGACATCATCCAGATGGGCAATTCGTCGGCGGCTTCGATCCCGCTGGCGATGGAGGCTCTGCTCGAATCCGGGCAGGCCAAGAGCGGTGACAGTGCACTGATCATCGGATTTGGTGCGGGCCTCGTGTTCGCGGGCCAGACCGTGATCCTGCCCTGA
- a CDS encoding ACP S-malonyltransferase: MLAIVAPGQGAQTPGFLAPWLEDSALAEQLAALSAVSELDLAHYGTAADADTIRDTAIAQPLLVASALLTARALLGDDTSPVGVTAGHSVGELAAMAIAGAISDDDALILVRERGRAMAEASAARPTSMTAIVAGDRDEVLAAIEAAGLTPANNNGTGQIVAAGTVEQLAALAENPPRRARLVPLSVAGAFHTIHMQPAVAHLERVAAGVATADPRIPLLTNADGSVVTSGEEALARMINQVANPVRWDLCMETMAAMGVTGLLELAPAGTLTKIAQRNLKPVALFNLNTPDQLDEARAFVAEHASTAAQQPENE, translated from the coding sequence GTGCTTGCAATCGTCGCGCCCGGACAGGGCGCTCAGACTCCCGGCTTCCTCGCCCCGTGGCTGGAGGACAGCGCCCTCGCCGAGCAGTTGGCCGCGCTCTCGGCCGTCAGCGAGCTTGACCTGGCCCACTACGGCACGGCCGCCGATGCCGACACCATCCGCGACACCGCCATCGCTCAGCCGCTGCTGGTGGCCTCGGCCCTGCTGACGGCGCGCGCGCTGCTCGGCGACGACACCTCCCCCGTCGGTGTCACGGCGGGCCACTCGGTCGGCGAACTCGCCGCGATGGCGATCGCCGGGGCGATCTCCGACGACGACGCCCTCATCCTCGTGCGTGAGCGCGGCCGGGCGATGGCGGAGGCCTCCGCGGCCCGTCCGACGTCGATGACGGCGATCGTCGCGGGCGACCGTGACGAGGTCCTCGCCGCGATCGAGGCGGCAGGCCTCACCCCCGCCAACAACAACGGCACCGGCCAGATCGTGGCAGCGGGCACCGTCGAGCAACTCGCCGCCCTGGCCGAGAACCCGCCGCGCCGCGCCCGCCTGGTGCCGCTCAGCGTCGCGGGGGCCTTCCATACGATCCACATGCAGCCCGCCGTCGCCCACCTGGAGCGCGTCGCGGCCGGGGTCGCCACCGCCGACCCGAGGATCCCGCTGCTCACCAACGCCGACGGCAGCGTCGTCACCTCCGGCGAAGAAGCGCTGGCCCGGATGATCAACCAGGTCGCCAACCCCGTCCGCTGGGACCTTTGCATGGAGACGATGGCCGCGATGGGCGTCACCGGGCTGCTGGAACTGGCTCCCGCGGGCACGTTGACCAAGATCGCTCAGCGCAACCTCAAACCCGTGGCATTGTTCAACCTGAACACCCCCGACCAGCTCGACGAGGCCCGCGCCTTCGTCGCAGAGCACGCATCCACCGCTGCGCAGCAGCCCGAGAACGAGTGA
- a CDS encoding PucR family transcriptional regulator, translating to MNTATLTALTARHAWFGQLDAESRSWIGVLARSGIDGFVTWFSGEDFEPESIFDAAPRAMARRITLQQTVDLVRTTTDVVEEQIQHLLPRGDRQPLQLGIVHYSREVAFAAAAIYARAAEARGAWDSRIEATVVDAVVRAETDESVISRASTLGWNTESQVVVAIGGAPDTTNSDGVRQLDGLRRAAAKLKLDVLAAPQGDRLICIVGGAGVGEPVDTCERVAKLQEFFAPGPVVIGPTVDGLSGAPRSARAAASGYRAAKAWPEGPPTMLAIDLLPERALAGDGHARRTLAGDIYPALAANKELLDTCVGFLDAGSSMEATARALFVHPNTVRYRLKRIQDVTGYNPADAREAYVLRMAITLGRLQD from the coding sequence ATGAACACCGCGACCCTCACGGCCCTCACCGCCAGGCACGCGTGGTTCGGGCAACTCGACGCCGAGTCGCGGTCCTGGATCGGCGTGCTCGCTCGCTCCGGCATCGACGGCTTCGTCACCTGGTTCTCCGGCGAGGACTTCGAACCCGAGTCGATCTTTGACGCTGCGCCCCGGGCGATGGCCCGGCGGATCACGCTGCAGCAGACGGTCGACCTGGTGCGCACCACCACCGACGTCGTCGAGGAGCAGATCCAGCACCTTCTCCCCCGCGGCGACCGGCAGCCGCTCCAACTGGGCATCGTGCACTACTCGCGCGAGGTCGCCTTCGCGGCCGCCGCCATCTACGCAAGAGCGGCCGAGGCCCGCGGCGCCTGGGACTCCCGCATCGAGGCGACCGTCGTGGACGCCGTGGTGCGCGCAGAGACCGACGAGTCCGTCATCTCCCGAGCCTCGACGCTGGGCTGGAACACCGAGTCCCAGGTCGTCGTCGCCATCGGAGGGGCGCCCGACACCACCAACAGCGATGGCGTCCGCCAACTCGACGGGCTGCGCAGGGCGGCGGCCAAGCTCAAGCTCGACGTCCTCGCCGCACCCCAGGGCGACCGGTTGATCTGCATCGTCGGCGGCGCCGGCGTCGGGGAACCGGTCGACACCTGCGAACGCGTCGCGAAGCTGCAGGAGTTCTTCGCGCCGGGTCCCGTCGTGATCGGCCCCACCGTCGACGGCCTCTCCGGCGCACCACGCTCGGCGCGGGCCGCCGCGTCCGGCTACCGGGCGGCGAAGGCCTGGCCCGAAGGCCCGCCGACCATGCTCGCGATCGACCTGCTCCCTGAGCGGGCGCTCGCGGGCGACGGGCACGCCAGGCGGACGCTCGCGGGTGACATCTACCCAGCTCTCGCCGCCAACAAGGAACTGCTCGACACCTGCGTCGGATTCCTCGACGCAGGCTCCTCCATGGAGGCGACCGCGCGTGCCCTCTTCGTGCACCCGAACACCGTGCGCTACCGCTTGAAGCGGATCCAGGACGTGACGGGCTACAACCCCGCCGACGCCCGGGAGGCCTACGTGCTGAGGATGGCCATCACCCTGGGCCGACTACAGGACTGA
- the cobF gene encoding precorrin-6A synthase (deacetylating), which produces MARKVFVIGMGPGGFGQLTLDAVDAMNSVDAFLVADAADDQPDLVWRRSELIRRNVQRAHRIITVLDPAHIHPEDGDLDAARLATYSQIMSGLPEEASVGFLAWGDPALYDSILRVVDALRATMTLDVTVIPGVSAPQVLAAAHEIALNRAGQSVHLTTGRRLLGEYRPDLGDVVVLNDADFTCRALVDEFPDTELYWGAYLGTADQVLANGPLRTVVPELERLRAKLIDHHGWIQDIYLLRPAP; this is translated from the coding sequence ATGGCACGCAAGGTTTTTGTGATCGGAATGGGGCCCGGCGGGTTCGGGCAACTCACCCTCGACGCCGTCGACGCGATGAACAGCGTCGACGCGTTTCTGGTCGCCGACGCTGCCGACGACCAACCCGACCTTGTCTGGCGACGCAGCGAACTGATCCGACGCAACGTGCAGCGCGCGCACCGCATCATCACCGTCCTCGACCCCGCCCACATCCACCCGGAGGACGGCGACCTCGACGCGGCGCGGCTTGCCACCTACTCGCAGATCATGAGCGGGCTGCCGGAGGAGGCGAGCGTCGGGTTCCTCGCCTGGGGCGACCCCGCCCTCTACGACTCGATCCTGCGCGTCGTCGACGCGCTGCGCGCCACGATGACCCTCGACGTCACCGTCATCCCAGGAGTCTCCGCTCCGCAGGTGCTGGCCGCCGCGCACGAGATCGCCCTGAACCGGGCCGGGCAGAGCGTCCACCTGACCACCGGCCGACGACTGCTCGGCGAGTACCGCCCCGACCTCGGCGACGTCGTCGTCCTCAACGACGCCGACTTCACCTGCCGGGCGCTCGTCGACGAGTTCCCCGACACCGAGTTGTACTGGGGCGCCTACCTCGGCACCGCCGACCAGGTCCTCGCGAACGGCCCGCTGCGCACCGTGGTCCCCGAACTCGAACGGCTGCGAGCAAAGCTGATCGATCATCACGGCTGGATCCAGGACATCTACCTGCTGCGCCCCGCCCCCTGA
- a CDS encoding alanine/glycine:cation symporter family protein, which yields METLQKTLDAISSFVWGPWLLIPLLLLTGLWLTIRLRGIQFRTLGSALRLALWERKDEDAKEGDISQFQALTTALAATVGVGNIVGVATAISVGGPGALFWMWVTGLVGMASKYSEAFLAVRFRTVDAKGQSSGGPQYYLKKALPGKWGVALSLVFAVFAVLASFGIGNMTQANAVAENVHDAFGVPQTISAIVMVVFVGLVILGGIKSIGTVTSALVPIMIVFYVAGALYILIVNIADVPGALGLIFGQAFTGKAAVGGAIGGFLIALQMGVARGIFSNESGMGSAAIAAAAAQTTHPVRQGLVSMTQTFIDTIIVVSCTGLVLVTTGVWDSGESPAVLTSMAFSHGLPGAWGGYIVSIGVVLFAFSTILGWSYYGDRCIERLFGARATIWYRIVFTLVVYIGATIPLGIVWSFADIMNGLMALPNLIGLLVLSGLIARETAHYLKHDPKLRANSAEVDEFMADQPS from the coding sequence ATGGAAACCCTCCAGAAGACCCTCGACGCCATCTCATCCTTCGTGTGGGGCCCGTGGCTGCTCATCCCCCTCCTGCTTCTCACCGGCCTGTGGCTGACGATCCGGCTGCGTGGCATCCAGTTCCGAACCCTCGGCTCCGCCCTGCGGCTCGCCCTGTGGGAGCGCAAGGACGAGGACGCCAAGGAGGGCGACATCTCGCAGTTCCAGGCGCTGACCACCGCCCTCGCCGCGACCGTCGGCGTCGGCAACATCGTTGGTGTCGCCACCGCCATCTCGGTCGGCGGGCCCGGCGCGCTGTTCTGGATGTGGGTCACCGGCCTCGTCGGCATGGCGTCGAAGTACTCCGAGGCCTTCCTCGCCGTCCGGTTCCGCACCGTCGACGCAAAGGGGCAGTCCTCAGGCGGCCCGCAGTACTACCTGAAGAAGGCGCTGCCGGGGAAGTGGGGCGTGGCGCTCAGCCTGGTCTTCGCGGTCTTCGCTGTGCTCGCCAGCTTCGGGATCGGCAACATGACGCAGGCCAACGCCGTCGCCGAGAACGTGCACGACGCGTTCGGCGTTCCGCAGACCATCTCGGCCATCGTGATGGTCGTCTTCGTCGGCCTGGTCATCCTCGGCGGCATCAAGTCGATCGGCACCGTCACCTCGGCGCTCGTCCCGATCATGATCGTGTTCTACGTGGCGGGCGCGCTCTACATCCTGATCGTCAACATCGCAGACGTGCCCGGCGCGCTCGGCCTGATCTTCGGGCAGGCGTTCACCGGCAAGGCCGCCGTCGGCGGTGCGATCGGCGGCTTCCTGATCGCGCTGCAGATGGGTGTGGCGCGAGGCATCTTCTCCAACGAGTCGGGCATGGGATCTGCCGCCATCGCCGCCGCAGCCGCGCAGACCACCCACCCCGTCCGCCAAGGCCTCGTGTCGATGACGCAGACCTTCATCGACACCATCATCGTGGTGTCATGCACCGGCCTCGTGCTCGTCACGACCGGGGTGTGGGACTCGGGGGAGAGCCCGGCGGTCCTGACGTCGATGGCGTTCAGCCACGGCCTGCCAGGCGCATGGGGCGGCTACATCGTCTCCATCGGCGTCGTGCTGTTCGCCTTCTCGACGATCCTCGGCTGGTCCTACTACGGCGACCGCTGCATCGAGCGACTCTTCGGCGCCCGTGCGACCATCTGGTACCGCATCGTGTTCACCCTGGTTGTCTACATCGGTGCGACCATCCCGCTCGGCATCGTGTGGTCCTTCGCCGACATCATGAACGGCCTGATGGCGCTGCCGAACCTGATCGGCCTGCTGGTGCTCTCCGGCCTGATCGCCCGGGAGACGGCCCACTACCTCAAGCACGATCCGAAGTTGCGGGCCAACAGCGCGGAGGTGGACGAGTTCATGGCCGACCAGCCGTCCTGA
- a CDS encoding thioesterase family protein has product MKSSLVPGLTAQVSVTVDDSLTVPAVSDAYPGFADMPRVFATGYMVAFAECAAMAVIAEHLDEGESSVGIDVNISHTAATAVGMTVTAHAELLEVDGKVLSFRVSLEDEAGPIGQGSHKRAVILRDRFDAGVAKRRDSAR; this is encoded by the coding sequence ATGAAAAGCAGCCTCGTGCCCGGCCTGACGGCCCAGGTCAGTGTCACGGTTGACGACTCGTTGACCGTTCCGGCCGTCAGCGACGCCTACCCGGGCTTCGCCGACATGCCGCGGGTGTTCGCCACCGGCTACATGGTCGCGTTCGCAGAATGCGCGGCGATGGCAGTCATCGCAGAGCACCTCGACGAGGGCGAGTCGTCCGTCGGCATCGACGTCAACATCTCCCACACGGCCGCGACCGCCGTCGGCATGACGGTCACCGCGCACGCCGAACTGCTCGAGGTCGACGGCAAGGTGCTGTCCTTCCGCGTCAGCCTTGAGGACGAGGCGGGGCCGATCGGTCAGGGCTCGCACAAGAGGGCAGTGATCCTTCGGGACCGCTTCGACGCGGGCGTCGCCAAGCGGCGCGACTCGGCCCGGTGA
- the cobA gene encoding uroporphyrinogen-III C-methyltransferase — MTGDQPGKGRVTLLGGGPGDPDLITVAGLRALRNADVIVYDRLVPLPLLDEARPGAELIEVGKVPRGAFTPQERINQILVEKASEGLDVVRFKGGDPFVFGRGGEEWIACREAGIEVSTIPGISSSIAAAELAGIPVTHRGVATGFTVVSGHVAPDDERNDIDWRGLATAGTTIVILMGVKNLPAITAELIDAGLAPSTPAAVIADAALPTMRTIVGTTAGIAEEAAAAGIEPPAVCVIGAVAGLGLR, encoded by the coding sequence GTGACCGGCGACCAGCCAGGCAAGGGGCGCGTCACGCTGCTCGGCGGCGGTCCGGGCGACCCCGATCTGATCACCGTCGCGGGTCTTCGGGCGCTGCGCAACGCCGACGTCATCGTCTACGACCGCCTCGTGCCGCTGCCGCTGCTGGACGAGGCGCGCCCCGGTGCCGAACTGATCGAGGTCGGCAAGGTGCCGCGCGGAGCGTTCACGCCGCAGGAACGCATCAACCAGATCCTCGTCGAGAAGGCGTCCGAGGGGCTCGACGTCGTCCGGTTCAAGGGCGGCGACCCGTTCGTGTTCGGGCGCGGGGGAGAGGAGTGGATCGCCTGCCGGGAGGCGGGCATCGAGGTGTCGACCATCCCTGGCATCTCCTCCTCGATCGCCGCGGCCGAACTCGCGGGCATCCCCGTCACGCACCGGGGCGTGGCAACCGGATTCACGGTCGTCTCCGGGCACGTCGCGCCCGACGACGAGCGCAACGACATCGACTGGCGCGGGCTGGCGACCGCTGGGACCACCATCGTGATCCTGATGGGCGTGAAGAACCTCCCCGCGATCACGGCGGAACTGATCGACGCGGGCCTCGCCCCGTCGACGCCCGCCGCCGTGATCGCCGACGCGGCGCTGCCCACCATGCGCACGATCGTCGGCACCACCGCGGGCATCGCCGAGGAGGCGGCCGCCGCCGGGATCGAGCCGCCCGCGGTGTGCGTCATCGGTGCCGTCGCAGGGCTCGGTCTGCGATGA
- a CDS encoding PHP domain-containing protein, producing MSGLTPSAALREYAFWLERQLADTYRVRAFREAAAVADALTETPKNEAEWKALKGFGPKTAAIAAAAAEGRLHESLAKRRAEGAVSLDPAGDDLRALLRGDLHSHTIWSDGGSPLAEMADVAEALGHEYLAITDHSPRLKVARGLSRERLVAQWEEIDQVQQGRGMRILKGIEVDILAEGALDQADDLLDRLDIVTASVHSDLNADAATMTRRMVGAVSNPHTTVLGHPTGRKLRPDGSWRAQSSFDAELVFAACAMFGVAVEINSRPERKDPPLDLLLVAKEAGCLFSIDSDAHAPGQLDFLTYGAARAVEAGIDPERIITTWPLGRLLEHAKRRR from the coding sequence ATGAGCGGGCTCACCCCGTCGGCTGCGCTGCGCGAGTACGCGTTCTGGCTCGAACGCCAACTGGCCGACACCTACCGGGTCCGCGCCTTCCGGGAGGCCGCGGCCGTCGCCGACGCGCTGACCGAGACGCCGAAGAACGAGGCGGAATGGAAGGCGCTGAAGGGCTTCGGCCCCAAGACCGCCGCCATCGCCGCCGCGGCCGCAGAAGGGCGCCTGCACGAGTCGCTTGCCAAGCGCAGGGCCGAGGGTGCGGTCTCGCTCGACCCGGCTGGCGACGACCTGCGCGCGTTGTTGCGTGGCGACCTGCACTCCCACACCATCTGGTCCGACGGCGGATCGCCGCTCGCCGAGATGGCCGACGTCGCAGAGGCGCTTGGGCACGAGTACCTCGCCATCACCGATCATTCGCCGCGCCTGAAGGTCGCCCGGGGGCTCAGCCGCGAGCGCCTGGTCGCGCAATGGGAGGAGATCGACCAGGTGCAGCAGGGCCGCGGGATGCGGATCCTCAAGGGCATCGAGGTCGACATCCTCGCCGAGGGGGCCCTCGACCAGGCCGACGACCTGCTGGATCGTCTCGACATCGTCACCGCCTCGGTGCACTCCGACCTCAACGCGGACGCCGCCACCATGACGAGGCGTATGGTCGGCGCCGTCTCGAACCCCCACACCACCGTCCTCGGGCACCCGACCGGCCGCAAATTGCGCCCTGACGGCTCCTGGCGCGCCCAGTCCTCCTTCGACGCAGAACTCGTGTTCGCGGCCTGCGCGATGTTCGGGGTCGCCGTCGAGATCAACTCCCGCCCTGAACGCAAGGATCCGCCGCTCGACCTGTTGCTTGTCGCAAAGGAAGCCGGCTGTCTGTTCAGCATCGATTCCGATGCGCATGCCCCCGGCCAACTCGACTTCCTCACCTACGGCGCCGCACGGGCCGTCGAGGCGGGCATCGACCCGGAGCGCATCATCACGACGTGGCCGCTGGGGCGCCTGCTGGAACACGCGAAACGGCGCCGCTGA
- the aceE gene encoding pyruvate dehydrogenase (acetyl-transferring), homodimeric type — protein MSQNEVGPILNGLPTNLPDIDPSETAEWLESLDGVIDAGGRNRARYVMLKLLERARERHIGVPSLTGTDYVNTIPAAKEPAFPGDETLERGIRRLLRWNAAIMVHRAQRPGVGVGGHIASYASSATLYEVGMNHFFRGKDHPGGGDQIYFQGHASPGMYARAFLEGRLDEDDMDGFRQEHSHYVDGKLRALPSYPHPHQMPNFWEFPTVSMGLGPINAIWQAQFNRYLHNRGIKDTSQQHVWAFLGDGEMDEVESRGALQLAANEELDNLTFVVNCNLQRLDGPVRGNGKIVQELEAFFRGAGWNVIKLVWGRGWDPLLANDTDGALVNLMNSTTDGDFQTFKANDGAYVRKFFFERDPRTAAMVKDWSDDEIWRLTRGGHDFAKVYSAYKAATEFTGAPTVILAHTIKGYFLGKHFAGRNATHQMKKLALDDLKGFRDRVDVPVTDAQLEENPYQPPYIHPGQDDPRIQYLQERRRELGGYLPERRADRKFISLPGDKAYESSKKGSGNQQVATTMAFVRLLKDLMRDKSFAPRVVPIIPDEARTFGMDAFFPTIKIYNPHGQNYTPVDNELFLSYRESKSGQIIHTGINEAGSVASFTAAGSSYATHGEPMVPIYVFYSMFGFQRTADAIWAAADQLARGFLIGATAGRTTLTGEGLQHMDGHSPILASTNTAVVSYDPAYGYEIAHIMRDGLRRMYGEDPENVIYYLTVYNEPIVQPAEPEGIEVEGILRGMYLVKPGSMEGVGEDARRAQILASGVGLPWAIEAQELLKDDYGVVADVWSVTSWGELRREGLELDSKLFHDPNGDFEATWVEQKLKDAPGPIVAVSDYMRAVPDQIRQWVPGDYTTLGADGFGFSDTRAAARRYFNIDGPSVAVAVLQRLAANGEVPAEWAAEAAAKYKLDDVTAGASGNAGGDA, from the coding sequence GTGAGTCAGAACGAGGTTGGACCGATTCTCAACGGTCTGCCCACCAATCTTCCGGACATCGATCCTTCGGAGACCGCGGAATGGCTTGAATCGCTCGATGGAGTGATCGACGCAGGCGGGCGCAACCGTGCCCGCTACGTGATGCTGAAGCTCCTCGAACGTGCCCGTGAACGTCACATCGGTGTGCCGTCGCTGACAGGCACCGATTACGTCAACACGATCCCCGCGGCGAAGGAGCCGGCGTTCCCCGGCGACGAGACCCTGGAGCGTGGCATCCGCCGACTGCTTCGCTGGAACGCGGCCATCATGGTGCACCGCGCGCAGCGCCCCGGCGTCGGCGTCGGCGGCCACATCGCCTCCTACGCGTCGTCGGCGACGCTGTACGAGGTGGGCATGAACCACTTCTTCCGCGGCAAGGACCACCCCGGCGGCGGCGACCAGATCTACTTCCAGGGCCACGCTTCGCCCGGCATGTACGCCCGCGCCTTCCTCGAGGGTCGCCTCGACGAGGACGACATGGACGGCTTCCGCCAGGAGCACTCGCACTACGTCGACGGAAAGCTTCGGGCGCTGCCCAGCTACCCGCACCCCCACCAGATGCCCAACTTCTGGGAGTTCCCGACCGTTTCGATGGGCCTCGGCCCCATCAACGCGATCTGGCAGGCGCAGTTCAACCGCTACCTGCACAACCGCGGCATCAAGGACACCTCGCAGCAGCACGTCTGGGCCTTCCTCGGCGACGGCGAGATGGACGAGGTCGAGTCGCGTGGCGCGCTCCAGTTGGCCGCCAACGAGGAACTCGACAACCTGACCTTCGTCGTCAACTGCAACCTGCAGCGCCTCGACGGCCCGGTCCGCGGCAACGGCAAGATCGTCCAGGAACTCGAGGCGTTCTTCCGCGGCGCGGGCTGGAACGTCATCAAGCTGGTCTGGGGCCGCGGCTGGGATCCACTGTTGGCAAACGACACCGACGGTGCGCTCGTCAACCTGATGAACTCCACCACGGACGGCGACTTCCAGACCTTCAAGGCCAACGACGGCGCATACGTGCGCAAGTTCTTCTTCGAGCGCGACCCGCGCACCGCCGCGATGGTCAAGGACTGGAGCGACGACGAGATCTGGCGCCTCACCCGCGGCGGCCACGACTTCGCGAAGGTCTACTCGGCCTACAAGGCGGCCACCGAGTTCACCGGTGCGCCCACGGTCATCCTCGCCCACACCATCAAGGGCTACTTCCTGGGCAAGCACTTCGCGGGCCGCAACGCGACCCACCAGATGAAGAAGCTGGCCCTCGACGACCTCAAGGGCTTCCGCGACCGCGTCGACGTACCCGTCACCGACGCGCAGCTGGAGGAGAACCCGTACCAGCCGCCCTACATCCACCCCGGCCAGGACGACCCGCGCATCCAGTACCTGCAGGAGCGTCGCCGCGAGCTCGGCGGCTACCTGCCGGAGCGTCGGGCCGACCGCAAGTTCATCTCGCTGCCGGGTGACAAGGCGTACGAGTCGTCGAAGAAGGGCTCGGGCAACCAGCAGGTCGCCACGACCATGGCGTTCGTGCGCCTGTTGAAGGACCTGATGCGCGACAAGAGCTTCGCGCCGCGCGTCGTCCCGATCATCCCGGACGAGGCCCGCACGTTCGGCATGGACGCGTTCTTCCCGACGATCAAGATCTACAACCCGCACGGGCAGAACTACACCCCCGTCGACAACGAACTGTTCCTCAGCTACCGCGAGTCGAAGTCGGGCCAGATCATCCACACCGGCATCAACGAGGCAGGCTCGGTCGCCTCGTTCACCGCCGCTGGTAGCTCGTACGCGACGCACGGCGAGCCCATGGTGCCGATCTACGTGTTCTACTCGATGTTCGGCTTCCAGCGCACCGCTGACGCGATCTGGGCCGCCGCCGACCAGTTGGCCCGCGGCTTCCTGATCGGTGCGACCGCGGGTCGCACCACCCTGACCGGTGAGGGCCTGCAGCACATGGACGGCCACTCGCCGATCCTGGCGTCGACCAACACCGCGGTCGTCAGCTACGACCCGGCCTACGGCTACGAGATCGCCCACATCATGCGCGACGGCCTGCGCCGGATGTACGGCGAGGATCCCGAGAACGTCATCTACTACCTGACCGTCTACAACGAGCCGATCGTGCAGCCCGCCGAGCCCGAGGGCATCGAGGTCGAGGGCATCCTGCGCGGCATGTACCTGGTCAAGCCGGGCTCCATGGAGGGCGTCGGGGAGGATGCGCGACGCGCGCAGATCCTCGCCTCCGGCGTCGGACTCCCGTGGGCGATCGAGGCGCAGGAACTGCTCAAGGACGACTACGGCGTGGTCGCCGACGTGTGGTCCGTCACCTCGTGGGGCGAGCTGCGCCGCGAGGGCCTCGAGCTGGACTCGAAGCTGTTCCACGATCCAAACGGCGACTTCGAGGCGACGTGGGTCGAGCAGAAGCTGAAGGACGCGCCCGGCCCGATCGTGGCCGTGTCGGACTACATGCGCGCCGTGCCCGACCAGATCCGTCAGTGGGTGCCCGGCGACTACACGACGCTCGGCGCCGACGGCTTCGGGTTCTCCGACACGCGCGCCGCGGCCCGTCGCTACTTCAACATTGACGGCCCCTCGGTGGCCGTCGCTGTGCTGCAGCGCCTGGCCGCCAACGGTGAGGTTCCCGCCGAGTGGGCGGCCGAGGCTGCCGCGAAGTACAAGCTCGACGACGTCACCGCTGGTGCCTCCGGCAACGCTGGTGGCGACGCCTGA
- a CDS encoding DUF3052 domain-containing protein yields MADSKSTKENLAGADLLGLTPGLVVQELGWDDDVDAELRDEIMDCIDSEMIDDPLEAVDAVVLWWRDEDGDVADGLVDAMTDLADAGCIWLLTPKVGRPGFITAANLAEGVTVAGLTLTKTASVAPDWQATKVLRPKGSRR; encoded by the coding sequence ATGGCAGATAGCAAGTCGACCAAGGAGAATCTCGCGGGCGCAGACCTGCTGGGCCTCACCCCTGGGCTCGTCGTTCAGGAACTCGGGTGGGATGACGACGTGGATGCGGAGCTCCGTGACGAGATCATGGACTGCATCGACTCGGAGATGATCGATGACCCGCTAGAGGCGGTCGACGCGGTGGTGTTGTGGTGGCGCGACGAGGACGGCGACGTCGCCGACGGTCTGGTCGACGCGATGACCGACCTCGCCGACGCGGGCTGCATCTGGTTGCTGACCCCGAAGGTGGGCCGCCCAGGATTCATCACCGCGGCGAACCTGGCCGAGGGCGTCACCGTCGCAGGACTCACCCTGACGAAGACCGCGAGCGTGGCGCCGGACTGGCAGGCCACCAAGGTGCTTCGCCCCAAGGGCTCTCGTCGATGA